ATTACGCCGGTTGCTGTATTCGTCTCCGTTATGAGGTTCCCTGCCCCATCGTATTTATCCACGAAGCCCACGCCTGATGAATCTGTCCAGCTCACGCACTGGTTCGCGTTATTATACGTATAATATGTGTAACTGGTAATCATCCCGTTATCCACGGTCATCATCGTCCGGTTGCCCGGCGCGTCATAGGTATAACCTTTCTGCTGCCACATCATCCCGCTCTGCATCGTCTCGGTCAGGACGCGGTATATCGCCCCGTAGGTATACGTCACCGCAATAGATGAGCCGCCGTTGTATTCAGCCATCGTCACACGGTTGCCCACCTTGTCGTGCGTGTAGGTGAAGGTTGAGATTGAGGTTGGGGTTGAGGTTGAGTTATAAACGCCCGTCAGCCACCTGGTCGTCGCGTCATAAGTATAGGTGACATAGGAGCTGTTGCCCAGAGTGATGGCTGTCCTTTGCCCCAGGGCGTTATAATCATATCCAGAGATATTGCCGGGCATGCCCGCAATCGCGATGGTTTTCAGGCGCTTGGCCTTGTCGTAGGTGTAGTTCTCCGTCGAGCCCAAAGCGGACAGCGTCTTCCTCGTCCCGTCATTCCAATATGTATAATCAATCACCTTAGCCGGATTATACATATAGTCGGTGACTTTTGTCAAGCGATTTAAGGCGTCGAACTCGTTCGCCGTCGAGGTATTGGTATCACTTATGTTGATAAGGTTGGAAACCGCATCATAAGAAGTTGATACCGTTGATAAGTCGGGATAAGTCTTCGTTATCAACCTATTATTCTTATCATACGTAGATTGTATGTTTATTCCCGCCCCGTCTGTTCGGCTGGTAACATTCCCATTAGCATCATATCCCGTATACGTGGTATTCGTGATTACCCCGGTGGGATTCGTGATGTCATATCCGGGCTGGTCGGTGCGCACTAAGCGGTGCTGGCTATTATATGTATAAATGGTCGGCACACTCGTCCCGCCTTTGGTATAGGTGAGCGAGGTCATTTATCGAAGTAGAAATAGGTTTGTTCGTTTAAGGTGCCCATCGGGTCTAAAGCGGTCAGATACACCTGCTTATTCTTATTATATTGGGAGGATACCATCTGGTAAGAGGAGGTCGCGGAATCAACCAATGTTTCCACATAGTGGATGGAGCG
The sequence above is drawn from the Planctomycetota bacterium genome and encodes:
- a CDS encoding RHS repeat protein, with the translated sequence MPTIYTYNSQHRLVRTDQPGYDITNPTGVITNTTYTGYDANGNVTSRTDGAGINIQSTYDKNNRLITKTYPDLSTVSTSYDAVSNLINISDTNTSTANEFDALNRLTKVTDYMYNPAKVIDYTYWNDGTRKTLSALGSTENYTYDKAKRLKTIAIAGMPGNISGYDYNALGQRTAITLGNSSYVTYTYDATTRWLTGVYNSTSTPTSISTFTYTHDKVGNRVTMAEYNGGSSIAVTYTYGAIYRVLTETMQSGMMWQQKGYTYDAPGNRTMMTVDNGMITSYTYYTYNNANQCVSWTDSSGVGFVDKYDGAGNLITETNTATGV